From the genome of Kryptolebias marmoratus isolate JLee-2015 linkage group LG19, ASM164957v2, whole genome shotgun sequence, one region includes:
- the scml4 gene encoding sex comb on midleg-like protein 4 isoform X2, translating into MSTLSTGSEMQTSGLGPQFIVGPQAKMPGRRRGRPPVRKLEFQSNFVETLSALKVPKKRGRKPGFKLKPRMVRSPLGPSAPSSTPEPEMGSIPQDAAIVPHSATPQVPKADTLLPDDFTCEPPVDAKRYAIDPSDSAFNVMASQYQTKRSYGYRGSSCSTPAGVLRQMSSPASFQDANRNTCSLMPDAREGKRPAGRDPSRWGVEDVVWFIKEADPQALGPHAEAFRKHEIDGDALLLLKSETMMKYLGLKLGPALKLCYHIDRLRQNWL; encoded by the exons ATGAGTACCTTGTCCACCGGCTCGGAGATGCAGACGTCCGGCCTCGGCCCCCAGTTCATCGTGGGGCCCCAGGCTAAGATGCCCGGCCGGAGGAGAGGGCGGCCTCCTGTCCGGAAGCTGGAGTTCCAGAGCAACTTTGTCGAGACGCTGTCGGCCCTCAAGGTCCCGAAGAAGAGGGGAAGAAAACCGGGCTTTAAG CTGAAGCCCAGGATGGTGAGGTCCCCACTGGGTCCCTCTGCTCCCAGCAGCACACCAGAACCCGAGATGGGCTCCATCCCGCAGGACGCTGCTATTGTCCCACACTCGGCCACACCACAGGTCCCGAAAG CTGACACACTGTTGCCTGACGATTTCACGTGCGAGCCTCCCGTGGACGCCAAGCGCTACGCCATAGATCCCAGTGACTCCGCCTTCAACGTCATGGCATCCCAGTACCAAACCAAGCGCTCCTACGGTTACCGCGGCAGCAGCTGCTCTACTCCCGCAGGTGTGCTCAGGCAAATGTCGAGCCCAGCGAGTTTCCAGGACGCCAACCGGAACA CCTGCAGCCTGATGCCAGACGCCAGAGAGGGCAAGCGTCCTGCTGGCAGAGACCCCTCCAGGTGGGGGGTGGAGGACGTGGTTTGGTTCATCAAAGAGGCTGACCCCCAAGCCCTGGGGCCCCACGCTGAGGCGTTCAGAAAACAT GAAATAGACGGAGacgccctgctgctgctgaaaagcgAGACGATGATGAAGTACCTGGGGCTGAAGCTGGGGCCTGCGCTCAAACTCTGCTACCACATCGACAGACTCCGACAGAACTGGTTGTGA